A section of the Stenotrophomonas acidaminiphila genome encodes:
- a CDS encoding FMN-binding glutamate synthase family protein: MHRYLVYVLALVLLPVSLALAQHWPAWYWGVGLFGAMALLGTWDVLQRRSVLRRNYPVLAHFRYGFESIGPEIRQYFVQSDLEDVPFSRQQRQLVYQRARNVMDVVPFGTLRSTYAVDYEWINHSMAPTSIPHHDFRVVIGAGCARPYSASVFNISAMSFGSLSANAIRALNKGAKMGGFYHDTGEGSISPYHRENGGDLVWEIGSGYFGCRDEHGRFSEERFVENANHDQVKMIEIKLSQGAKPGHGGVLPAAKVSAEISVTRGVPMGVDCVSPSRHSAFSTPVELLQFVARLRELSGGKPTGFKLAIGHPWEWFGIAKAMHETGLLPDFIVVDGAEGGTGASPAEFIDHVGVPMNEALILVHNTLVGLDLRDRIRIGAAGKVTSAFDIARTIALGADWCNAGRGFMFALGCIQSLSCHNDKCPTGIATQDPSRWRHLDPTDKAERVRNFHENTLRALRDLLGAAGLNDPSELGPEHILRRVSPIEIRSMATLYRYLSPGELLDRVPGHAVFREYWADARSDSFDPPARIAALRGTKLH, from the coding sequence ATGCACCGTTATCTGGTTTACGTACTGGCGCTGGTCCTGCTGCCGGTATCGCTGGCTTTGGCGCAACACTGGCCCGCCTGGTACTGGGGCGTGGGCCTGTTCGGCGCCATGGCGCTGCTCGGCACCTGGGACGTGCTGCAGCGGCGCAGCGTGCTGCGGCGCAATTACCCGGTGCTGGCGCACTTTCGTTACGGCTTCGAATCCATCGGCCCGGAAATCCGCCAGTACTTCGTGCAGAGCGACCTGGAGGACGTGCCGTTCTCGCGCCAGCAGCGGCAGCTGGTCTACCAGCGTGCGCGCAACGTGATGGACGTGGTGCCGTTCGGCACGTTGCGCAGTACCTATGCGGTGGACTACGAGTGGATCAACCACTCGATGGCGCCCACCAGCATTCCGCACCATGACTTCCGCGTGGTGATCGGCGCCGGCTGCGCGCGGCCGTATTCGGCCAGCGTGTTCAACATTTCGGCGATGAGCTTCGGTTCGTTGTCGGCCAACGCCATCCGTGCGCTGAACAAGGGCGCGAAGATGGGCGGCTTCTACCATGACACCGGCGAAGGCTCGATTTCGCCTTACCACCGCGAGAACGGTGGCGACCTGGTGTGGGAGATCGGCTCCGGTTACTTCGGGTGCCGTGACGAACACGGCCGTTTCAGCGAGGAGCGCTTCGTCGAGAACGCCAACCACGACCAGGTCAAGATGATCGAGATCAAGCTGTCGCAGGGCGCCAAGCCCGGCCACGGCGGGGTGCTGCCCGCGGCCAAGGTCAGTGCCGAGATCTCAGTGACCCGTGGCGTGCCGATGGGCGTGGACTGCGTGTCGCCGTCGCGGCACTCGGCGTTCTCCACCCCGGTGGAGCTGCTGCAGTTCGTCGCGCGTCTGCGCGAGCTGTCCGGCGGCAAGCCGACCGGCTTCAAGCTGGCCATCGGCCATCCGTGGGAATGGTTCGGCATTGCCAAGGCCATGCACGAGACCGGGTTGCTGCCCGACTTCATCGTGGTCGATGGTGCCGAGGGCGGCACCGGCGCATCGCCGGCGGAGTTCATCGACCATGTCGGTGTACCGATGAACGAGGCGCTGATCCTGGTGCACAACACGCTGGTGGGCCTGGACCTGCGCGACCGCATCCGCATCGGCGCGGCCGGCAAGGTGACCAGCGCCTTCGACATCGCGCGGACCATCGCGCTGGGCGCGGACTGGTGCAACGCCGGGCGTGGCTTCATGTTCGCGCTGGGCTGCATCCAGTCATTGAGCTGCCACAACGACAAGTGTCCCACCGGCATCGCCACCCAGGACCCCAGCCGCTGGCGCCACCTGGACCCGACCGACAAGGCCGAGCGGGTACGCAATTTCCACGAGAACACCCTGCGTGCGCTGCGCGACCTGCTGGGCGCGGCCGGCCTGAACGACCCGTCGGAACTGGGCCCCGAGCACATCCTGCGGCGGGTGTCGCCGATCGAGATCCGCTCGATGGCGACCCTGTACCGCTACCTGTCGCCGGGCGAACTGCTCGACCGCGTGCCGGGGCATGCGGTGTTCCGCGAATACTGGGCGGACGCGCGCAGCGATTCGTTCGACCCGCCGGCACGGATCGCGGCGCTGCGCGGGACCAAGCTGCACTGA
- a CDS encoding NAD(FAD)-utilizing dehydrogenase, translating to MSNCSMSSHADPAGAGKRVAVVGGGPAGLFAAERLRAAGLSVDLYEAKGSPGRKFLIAGKGGLNLTHSEPRPRFDQRYRERQAEVAGWLDGFDAEALRGWARGLGVDTYVGSSGRVFPLDRKAAPLLRGWVRRLKEQGVRFHVQHRWLGWNDDGALRMQTSDGDVAVNVDATVLALGGGSWPELGSDGAWVDTLRARGVDVAPLQAANCGFDIEWSGHFRQRHAGSPLKPVIAHWRDLHGAPQQLQGECVASEYGIEGSLVYAIAADLRETINRDGHALLELDLVPGRDAARLRAELSRPRRGRSFGEHLRRATGIDAAKAALVFERLGKDAGNDPDAVARTLKRLPLRLLRPRPMAEAISSAGGVCLEATNAGLMLQALPGVFCAGEMLDWEAPTGGYLLTACYASALRAADGVIAWLR from the coding sequence ATGTCGAACTGCTCGATGTCCAGCCACGCTGATCCGGCCGGCGCCGGCAAGCGGGTGGCGGTGGTCGGCGGCGGCCCCGCCGGGCTGTTCGCCGCCGAACGCCTGCGCGCGGCCGGCCTGTCGGTCGACCTGTACGAGGCCAAGGGTTCGCCCGGGCGCAAGTTCCTGATCGCCGGCAAGGGCGGACTGAACCTCACCCATTCCGAACCGCGCCCGCGGTTCGACCAGCGCTACCGCGAGCGCCAAGCGGAGGTCGCCGGCTGGTTGGACGGCTTCGATGCCGAGGCGCTGCGCGGGTGGGCGCGTGGCCTGGGCGTGGACACCTATGTCGGCAGTTCCGGGCGGGTGTTCCCGCTCGACCGCAAGGCCGCGCCGCTGCTGCGCGGCTGGGTGCGGCGGCTGAAGGAACAGGGCGTGCGCTTCCACGTGCAGCATCGCTGGCTGGGCTGGAACGACGACGGCGCACTGCGCATGCAGACCAGCGATGGCGACGTCGCCGTGAACGTCGACGCCACCGTGCTGGCGCTGGGCGGCGGCAGCTGGCCCGAACTCGGTTCCGATGGCGCCTGGGTGGACACGCTGCGCGCGCGCGGCGTGGACGTGGCGCCACTGCAGGCGGCCAACTGCGGCTTCGACATCGAATGGAGCGGGCATTTCCGCCAGCGCCATGCCGGCAGCCCGCTCAAGCCGGTCATCGCGCACTGGCGCGACCTGCACGGCGCCCCCCAGCAGTTGCAGGGCGAATGCGTCGCCAGCGAGTACGGCATCGAAGGCAGCCTGGTCTATGCCATCGCCGCCGACCTGCGCGAGACGATCAACCGCGACGGCCATGCGCTGCTGGAACTGGACCTGGTGCCGGGCCGCGACGCGGCGCGCCTGCGTGCCGAGCTGTCGCGCCCGCGCAGGGGGCGCAGCTTCGGCGAGCACCTGCGGCGCGCCACGGGCATCGACGCCGCCAAGGCCGCGCTGGTGTTCGAACGGCTCGGCAAGGACGCCGGCAACGACCCGGACGCCGTGGCACGCACGCTCAAGCGCCTGCCGCTGCGCCTGCTGCGGCCGCGGCCGATGGCCGAGGCCATCAGCAGCGCCGGCGGCGTATGTCTGGAGGCGACGAACGCGGGACTGATGCTGCAGGCGCTGCCCGGGGTGTTCTGCGCCGGCGAGATGCTGGACTGGGAAGCACCGACCGGTGGTTACCTGCTCACCGCGTGCTATGCCAGCGCCCTGCGCGCGGCAGACGGCGTGATCGCCTGGCTACGCTAA
- a CDS encoding peptidylprolyl isomerase, whose protein sequence is MRRLFVPLLLSLLAAGCTPPGPPPGGSIAAFERIDTVPGSGAEAVPGTRVTVHYTGWIYDERRADKHGDKFDSSLDRGEPFTFDLGEKQVIRGWDEGVAGMKVGGKRTLMIPADYGYGNRRAGPIAPGSSLVFDVELLDVQPR, encoded by the coding sequence ATGCGTCGCCTGTTCGTGCCGTTGCTGTTGTCTCTGCTTGCCGCCGGTTGCACCCCGCCCGGGCCGCCGCCCGGGGGCAGCATCGCCGCCTTCGAGCGCATCGACACGGTGCCGGGCAGCGGCGCCGAAGCGGTACCGGGGACCCGGGTCACCGTGCACTACACCGGCTGGATCTACGACGAGCGCCGCGCCGACAAGCATGGCGACAAGTTCGACAGCTCGCTCGACCGCGGCGAACCGTTCACCTTCGATCTTGGCGAGAAGCAGGTCATCCGCGGCTGGGACGAAGGCGTGGCCGGGATGAAGGTCGGCGGCAAGCGCACGCTGATGATTCCGGCGGACTACGGCTACGGCAACCGCCGTGCCGGCCCGATCGCGCCGGGTTCCTCGCTGGTGTTCGATGTCGAACTGCTCGATGTCCAGCCACGCTGA
- a CDS encoding sulfurtransferase, which produces MIVNTAAYHFVPIADADALAATLLERAQARALRGTILVADEGLNLFLAGDRDGIDAFYAALKADPRFATMRVKYSYSRMQPFARLKAKVKPEIISFRRDDGQPLDYPRAPSVAPATLRRWLRQGHDDEGRRVVMLDTRNAQEFAHGTFAGALTLPIARFTDLPAALAPHRADLADATVVSFCTGGIRCEKAALWMRNDGMDNVLQLDGGILGYFEEVGGEGYEGRCFVFDERVALDPQLQPLVDQATP; this is translated from the coding sequence ATGATCGTCAATACCGCCGCCTACCACTTCGTTCCCATCGCCGATGCGGACGCCCTGGCCGCCACCCTGCTGGAGCGGGCGCAGGCACGCGCACTGCGCGGCACGATCCTGGTGGCGGACGAGGGCCTCAACCTGTTCCTGGCCGGCGACCGCGACGGCATCGACGCGTTCTACGCCGCGCTGAAGGCCGACCCGCGCTTTGCCACCATGCGGGTCAAGTACAGCTACAGCCGCATGCAGCCGTTCGCGCGGCTCAAGGCCAAGGTCAAGCCGGAGATCATCAGCTTCCGCCGCGACGACGGCCAGCCGCTGGATTACCCGCGCGCGCCGTCCGTGGCCCCGGCCACGCTGCGGCGCTGGCTGCGGCAGGGCCATGACGATGAAGGCAGGCGCGTGGTGATGCTCGACACCCGCAACGCGCAGGAGTTCGCGCACGGCACCTTCGCCGGCGCCCTGACCCTGCCCATCGCCCGTTTCACCGACCTGCCGGCGGCACTGGCGCCGCACCGCGCCGACCTTGCCGACGCCACCGTGGTCAGTTTCTGCACCGGTGGCATCCGCTGCGAGAAAGCCGCGCTGTGGATGCGCAATGACGGCATGGACAACGTGCTGCAGCTGGACGGCGGCATCCTGGGGTATTTCGAGGAAGTGGGCGGCGAGGGCTACGAAGGCCGCTGCTTCGTGTTCGACGAGCGCGTGGCGCTGGACCCGCAGCTGCAGCCGCTGGTCGACCAAGCCACCCCGTAG